In Daucus carota subsp. sativus chromosome 4, DH1 v3.0, whole genome shotgun sequence, one DNA window encodes the following:
- the LOC108216730 gene encoding uncharacterized protein LOC108216730 — translation MGILDQLRWVAGRAIAVSSVVDHNLKPVSGGSQVYKGVKDEALKAGTFQSSYKKKSHGSRGLAIMVEEMQAKVETVEEERNSATQRQSSTNCVKASDNLGELLAEPSDESTPQKANRKKVFIRSRL, via the exons ATGGGCATTTTGGATCAGCTCCGATGGGTCGCTGGCAGAGCAATCGCTGTTAGCTCCGTTGTCGATCACAATCTCAAACCCGTCtctg GTGGGAGTCAAGTGTATAAAGGTGTGAAGGACGAGGCATTAAAGGCAGGAACGTTCCAATCAAGTTACAAAAAGAAGTCTCATGGTTCTCGTGGTCTTGCTataatggtggaggaaatgcaAGCTAAGGTTGAGACAGTGGAGGAAGAAAGGAACAGTGCAACTCAACGGCAATCATCAACTAATTGTGTGAAAGCATCGGACAATTTAGGAGAGTTGCTTGCTGAGCCATCAGATGAGTCGACTCCTCAAAAGGCTAACAGGAAAAAGGTTTTTATCCGTTCCCGACTATGA